From Zingiber officinale cultivar Zhangliang chromosome 5B, Zo_v1.1, whole genome shotgun sequence, the proteins below share one genomic window:
- the LOC121986158 gene encoding uncharacterized protein LOC121986158, with product MGQALRRATGRVRPSRIDPPPPPPAQRPARPSATADPPPPAASSTDAPDQLGVPDAEITATREHESSVLEDRDPKYDDMLKQMVGRIRSRPGGKAVMGEAIVRERYTRSLPKLRSSRAEPGASEQNTLPPGTLSIEHVRQIILLHQGKAEDHPGKMDVQDIAKRYGVDVEHVQQIIQFMSLPPEDGKKNNSNR from the exons ATGGGGCAGGCCCTGCGGCGTGCTACCGGAAGGGTGCGGCCCAGCCGGATCgacccgccgccgccgcctccggcGCAGAGACCTGCGCGTCCCTCCGCCACTGCTGACCCGCCTCCTCCTGCTGCCTCGTCCACAGATGCCCCAGATCAGCTTGGAGTTCCTGATGCAG AGATCACTGCCACGAGGGAACATGAGAGTAGTGTCCTTGAAGACAGGGATCCAAAATATGATGATATGCTTAAACAAATGGTGGGAAGGATAAGGTCTAGGCCAGGAGGGAAAGCAGTAATGGGTGAG GCTATCGTACGTGAAAGATATACTAGATCATTGCCAAAGCTTCGGAGTTCAAGAGCAGAGCCTGGAGCAAGTGAACAGAATACATTACCTCCTGGGACACTTTCCATCGAGCATGTTCGTCAAATAATCCTTTTGCATCAGGGTAAAGCCGAGGACCACCCAGGTAAAATGGATGTCCAAGACATCGCCAAACGATATGGAGTTGATGTTGAGCATGTTCAGCAAATTATACAATTTATGTCACTGCCTCCAGAAGATGGAAAGAAAAACAATAGCAATAGATAG